From a region of the Oscarella lobularis chromosome 7, ooOscLobu1.1, whole genome shotgun sequence genome:
- the LOC136189219 gene encoding thiosulfate sulfurtransferase/rhodanese-like domain-containing protein 2 codes for MEFQTKREAIRARKKALGSFLAERKLSSPSSTTWRCCATTFSTRNAMLEHASRFHAKEIEILVDRGQKTTRFDSNEESDNDWPLSPTDETSPRIDEIKGALTKHVDAWKTQTSSNCDLVILFYKYADFEKPTRVATWQRRLCERLRLRGKIRVATEGINGTVGGSLTSVALFVDVILSHPSFLDMMVDDFKSSLLGETAFPAGLEVRVCEEIVPLEKPKDAVSYKNAGERLSPKEFHERVLEIQKDTLASDTTVLLDCRNYYESRIGKFDFARAPNIRKFSYFPEYFDRNEEFFKGKTVLMYCTGGIRCERASAYLKSKSLCRDVFQLSGGIHKYLEQYPDGFFRGKLYVFDERKTIRSNDDVISNCFYCGYPWDEYEHCTTVGCRQLVLSCERCRDSGKTHCCDVCKQGPLPKKEFCRCTSQRQRIPDEHS; via the exons ATGGAATTTCAAACGAAAAGGGAGGCGATACGAGCAAGAAAGAAG GCTTTGGGATCGTTTCTCGCCGAACGCAAactctcgtcgccgtcgtcgacgacgtggcgatgctgtgcgacgacgttctcgacgcgAAACGCCATGCTAGAGCACGCATCGCGATTCCAcgcaaaagaaatcgaaattctcgtcgatcgcggCCAAAAGACGACGCGATTCGATTCGAACGAAGAGAGCGACAACGATTGGCCGCTTTCGCCGACCGACGAGACGAGTCCGCGCATCGACGAGATCAAAGGAGCATTGACGAAGCACGTGGACGCTTGGAAAacgcaaacgtcgtcgaattgcgaTCTTGTGATACTTTTTTATAAGTACGCGGATTTCGAGAAGCCGACGCGAGTGGCGACGTGGCAGAGGCGATTGTGCGAAAGGCTGCGTCTTCGAGGCAAA atacgTGTCGCTACGGAAGGTATCAATGGAACGGTTGGAGGAAGTTTGACTTCTGTTGCTTTGTTTGTGGACGTCATTCTGAGTCATCCTTCTTTCTTGGACATGATGGTGGATGATTTTAAG TCTAGTTTGCTCGGAGAAACTGCCTTTCCTGCTGGACTAGAAGTGCGCGTTTGCGAGGAAATCGTACCTTTGGAAAAGCCGAAAGATGCTGTATCTTACAAGAACGCTG GAGAGAGACTGTCGCCCAAGGAGTTTCACGAAAGAGTCTTGGAGATTCAAAAGGACACTTTGGCATCTGACACTACTGTTCTCCTAGACTGTAGGAATTACTATGAAAGCCGAATA GGAAAGTTTGATTTTGCGCGCGCACCGAACATTCGAAAATTTAGTTATTTTCCCGAATACTTTGACAGAAACGAGGAGTTTTTCAAAGGAAAGACCGTGCTCATGTATTGCACGGGAGGAATACGGTGCGAACGAGCTTCAGCATATCTGAAATCTAAG agtCTATGCAGGGACGTATTTCAGTTGTCCGGCGGAATTCACAAATATTTGGAGCAGTACCCGGACGGTTTTTTTCGTGGAAAACTTtacgtcttcgacgagcgaaaaacAATTagatcgaacgacgacgtcatatcGA ATTGTTTCTATTGCGGCTACCCCTGGGATGAATATGAGCACTGCACGACCGTCGGCTGTAGGCAGCTCGTGTTATCTTGCGAGCGATGTCGTGACAGCGGTAAGACGCACTGCTGTGATGTATGCAAGCAAGGTCCGCTCCCTAAAAAGGAATTTTGTCGTTGTACAAGTCAACGACAACGTATACCAGATGAGCACTCGTAG
- the LOC136189237 gene encoding microtubule-associated proteins 1A/1B light chain 3C-like, producing the protein MDGEQSRSFRSFKQRRSFSSRKDEVSGIRIKFPNKVPVIVERYAKEKTLPLLDKTKFLVPQELTMSQFVTIIRNRLSLQPSQVIYFMVNNKNMPSMSTTMQEVYSRDKDNDGFLYMIYASHEFFG; encoded by the exons ATGGACGGAGAACAATCGAGATCGTTCCGATCGTTCAAACAACGAAGATCGTTCA GCAGTCGGAAAGACGAAGTCTCCGGAATTCGAATCAAGTTTCCAAACAAAGTTCCA GTGATCGTCGAGAGATATGCGAAAGAAAAGACCCTTCCGCTGCTCGATAAAACCAAGTTTCTCGTTCCACAAGAGCTGACGATGAGCCAGTTCGTTACCATCATCAG AAAtcgactttctcttcaacCGAGTCAGGTGATCTATTTTATGGTGAATAACAAGAATATGCCGAgcatgtcgacgacgatgcaggAAGTTTACAGTCGAGACAAGGATAACGATGGCTTTCTTTACATGATCTATGCATCCCACGAATTCTTTGGTTGA
- the LOC136189201 gene encoding protein TALPID3-like, protein MLTEIEAGPRERIPRPSPKTELLTVTLAAVNDIEGSMEDDAGSNSSRRASIEAKEADESPPHSSFTDLSLTDDDSGSTITNLGSGSSIRRVRLPTGNLREIDSPYVVAGSSPVVTTNESTNDVPSPLPISKESDIVTSDEREPKRQSGSGLRQGVETKTARQMQGGTFRDRDVIVSATASCKQRRLVFAKKHDAKQAVAKRTVQPKRVLLSRPQISESPVKKKNDGDSLPADQTSTAAAATAAAAAAAATAATAAITSSGPYVQASQALTSQVAGLVSQLHALRDRQEADMTARQRRFQEQADRYADVRLGQLERLHERHADIQAQLARTVTHSHPPPPPPPVVSAPPQSLLPVDGDILATPLPRRVTPVPTRSDCLRTRQTVVSDTDSSCLDGMEDGRKREEIVSIDNSSSLESATAVQTSAARRNENRFCRMEHRLELLKKQLVDLRTRTTEWRQRNNGRSLASAPVFLSTIDQRWLDAEDILARCNESRRNLDDNLEAIRREHEARSLYDIDPFTRDGTLDSIRRDVARNVEAIRREIHVEIARESSSRRAVSFARDEQVDGSKTKKKKQNFARRTGSAYVRKLPSKRKEVATIDSKTKGKKTGNKPVKAPFDRKQPHFVPPTAVRHKTVAFEPRAAPAVAAAAAARIIYPTAIPLSVPRQAWSDEAKSDATDDGGTSNRIDVAIQAGRSDGGDNADRVLPRLTLEALPHVSIDANERDQPTQRSDTASDVVRKFDHFARVDAYPGNDDDDDDAGGDKAELQEDEEEIFTESEARLQETVELEGGRLPNVDRAALTLTGQPPRVEGHFVVAAAEEQSNDVEQFAREWIERELKARVDVQHRPESGDVSVDESASFSDEEAALSSSIVRIFAEARLSVDEDLVDRLKRAVVTDMVSKAWRRQTAAATGVEHEKKTPPLSSQSSSSTVATPLPTRSPSPAASVEEEEDRVVQSQKVATPSVTPPPSPVDQEIPLRSESEREEEEDGDVLSPFKSPFIDQAVTTRELTPSDTASSNKSSIPGDDVAQISTPCLSEEERNDDDENGGGGHSFVESENLETPSRQVVNLVVAETQTSEHNNSVSLRSPTYSLSVSGTSSLTSSSAASSGDRPDHTTTALSTTDAEISEGEYLLVRPPPSSSSPEATTAKGNELSEGEFPASPGDVRLTKRPKGQAVSKEAFDGEQFQGDVRGFLEAFLEQSPEETALSATDSSSASLSVKAKRGVNFARELVEVAQLGDENDVSLGEVIGADNSKRAEESEDLSYGEAVRPAVASEAIKEGVLFLASGSIDDGNSPGEIRRKVAQGVGVETREEPSEMSAHSPGERPHAPTNNGREMRSLFSKSARDRRPVRRQPGRNETAFLPSVVQVPSISRRVLVAAARSPAPDDDMAAAAASTSDVKFSESFRGEDTYSEVSSLSYSGMSGQAD, encoded by the exons ATGTTGACCGAAATCGAAGCGGGTCCCCGCGAGAGGATCCCGCGTCCCTCTCCCAAAACCGAACTGCTAACGGTCACGCTGGCCGCCGTCAACGACATAGAAGGCAGCATGGAAGACGACGCGGGCTcgaattcgtctcgtcgagcgtcgatcgAAGCAAAGGAAGCCGACGAAAGTCCTCCTCACTCTTCGTTCACCGATTTATCGCTgacggacgacgattcgggcTCGACTATAACGAACCTCGGCTCAGGTTCctcgattcgacgagttCGACTCCCCACCGGCAATTTGCGCGAAATCGACTCGCcgtacgtcgtcgccggatcGTCGCCCGTGGTTACCAccaacgaatcgacgaacgacgttcCGTCGCCTCTTCCAATTTCCAAAGAAAGCGATATCGTGACTTCAGACGAACGCGAGCCGAAACGTCAG AGTGGAAGTGGACTTCGACAgggcgtcgaaacgaaaacagcGCGACAAATGCAAGGCGGCACTT TTAGggatcgtgacgtcattgtgtctgcgacggcgtcgtgtAAACAACGTCGGCTGGTCTTCGCCAAAAA ACATGACGCAAAACAAGCCGTCGCAAAACGCACCGTTCAACCTAAACGAGTCCTTCTATCGCGACCGCAAATATCTGAATCGCctgtaaaaaagaaaaatgacggGGACTCTTTACCTGCAGACCAAACTTCcactgcggcggcggcgacggcagctgcagccgccgccgccgccaccgccgccaccgcagCAATAACGTCGTCTGGACCCTATGTACAG gCGTCGCAGGCGCTAACGTCTCAGGTCGCCGGTCTCGTATCGCAATTGCATGCGCTACGCGATCGACAAGAAGCCGACATGACGGCGAGACAGCGCCGATTTCAAGAGCAGGCCGATCGTTACGCCGACGTTCGACTGGGCCAACTCGAACGACTTCACGAAAGACACGCCGATATACAA GCACAGCTAGCAAGAACCGTGACTCATTCTCatccaccaccaccaccaccaccagtAGTCTCCGCTCCCCCTCAGTCATTGTTGCCGGTCGACGGCGACATTCTGGCCACTCCGCTACCGCGAAGGGTTACACCGGTGCCGACTCGATCCGACTGTCTAAGGACGAGGCAAACGGTGGTTTCGGACACTGATAGTAGCTGTCTTGATGGAATGGAAG ATGGACGGAAACGAGAGGAAATTGTTTCAATTGACAACAGTAGCAGTCTAGAAAGCGCGACGGCAGTCCAAACGTCGGCGGCTAGACG GAATGAAAATCGTTTCTGTCGCATGGAACATCGTCTGGAATTGCTCAAAAAGCAACTAGTCGACCTACGAACG AGAACGACCGAATGGCGCCAACGAAAC AACGGAAGAAGCCTCGCATCGGCACCGGTCTTCTTATCAACGATCGATCAGCGTTGGCTCGATGCCGAAGACATTCTCGCTCGGTGCaacgaatcgcgtcgaaatttAGACGACAATTTGGAggcgattcgacgcgagCACGAAGCCCGATCGCTCTACGATATCGATCCCTTCAC GAGGGACGGCACTTTggattcgattcgacgagacgtcgctCGCAATGTCGaggcgattcgtcgcgaaatTCAC gtCGAAATTGCTcgcgagtcgtcgtcgcgtcgtgcCGTCTCGTTTGCGCGCGACGAGCAAGTGGACggctcgaaaacgaagaagaaaaagcagaatttcgctcgtcgaaccgGATCGGCCTACGTGCGAAAACTGCCAAGTAAACGGAAAGAAGTGGCTACAATCGATAGCAagacaaaaggaaaaaag ACCGGAAATAAACCGGTAAAAGCTCCATTCGACCGGAAACAGCCTCATTTCGTGCCGCCGACTGCTGTTCGTCACAAAACGGTGGCCTTTGAGCCCCGCGCCGCgcccgccgtcgccgccgccgctgccgcgcGGATCATTTATCCGACAGCGATCCCCCTCAGCGTGCCGCGTCAGGCGTGGTCGgacgaagcgaaaagcgATGCGACGGACGACGGCGGTACGAGTAATCGGATCGACGTTGCCATTCAAGCGGGAAGAAGCGACGGTGGCGACAATGCAGATAGAGTCCTCCCTCGCTTAACTCTCGAG GCACTACCCCACGTAAGCATTGATGCTAATGAAAGAGACCAG CCCACGCAGCGTAGTGATACGGCATCGGATGTCGTCCGAAAATTCGATCACTTTGCTCGCGTCGATGCATAT CCtgggaacgacgacgacgacgacgacgcgggaGGCGACAAGGCAGAATTGCAAGAAGATGAGGAAGAAATTTTTACCGAGAGCGAAGCGCGTCTTCAAGAGACGGTTGAATTGGAAGGCGGGCGTCTTCCAAACGTCGATCGAGCCGCTCTGACACTCACCGGTCAACCTCCTCGAGTCGAAggccatttcgtcgtcgccgcagcGGAAGAACAAAGCAACGATGTTGAACAATTTGCGCGAGAATG GATTGAACGCGAGCTGAAGGCTCGTGTCGATGTCCAGCATCGACCTGAAAGCGGCGACGTTTCAGTGGACGAATCCGCGTCGTTTTCCGACGAAGAAGCAG CTCTTAGCTCGTCTATTGTTCGAATTTTCGCTGAAGCGCGTCTTTCCGTTGACGAAGACCTTGTCGATCGTCTTAAACGGGCCGTTGTGACGGATATGGTTTCCAAAGCGTGGCGTCGTCAAACTGCCGCAGCTACCGGCGTCGAACACGAGAAGAAAACTCCGCCTCTGTCGTCGCagtcctcttcttcgaccGTTGCAACGCCGCTTCCGACGCGAtcaccgtcgccggcggcgtcggtggaagaagaagaagatagAGTCGTTCAAAGTCAAAAAGTCGCAACGCCGTCCGTCacgccgccaccgtcgccCGTGGACCAAGAAATTCCTCTCCGTTCCGAATcggagagagaagaagaggaggatgGAGATGTCCTTTCGCCGTTCAAATCACCGTTTATTGATCAAGCGGTGACGACTAGAGAACTGACTCCGTCGGATACTGCCAGTTCAAACAAGTCGTCTATtcccggcgacgacgtagcGCAAATTAGCACACCCTGTCTATcggaagaggaaagaaacgacgacgacgagaacggcggcggcggccacTCGTTCGTTGAGTCGGAAAACTTGGAAAC TCCGTCGCGGCAGGTGGTGAATCTCGTTGTCGCCGAAACCCAAACGTCGGAGCACAACAATTCGGTCTCGCTTCGTTCGCCGACGTATTCGTTGTCCGTCAGcggcacgtcgtcgttgacgtcctCCTCTGCAGCATCGAGCGGCGATCGTCCGGATcacacgacgacggcactaTCGACAACCGATGCCGAAATTTCCGAAGGGGAGTATCTGTTGGTAagaccgccgccgtcgtcgtcgtcacctgaagcgacgacggcaaaggGAAATGAACTCAGCGAAGGAGAATTTCCGGCTTCGCCGGGAGACGTCCGTTTGACGAAGAGACCGAAAGGTCAAGCCGTTTCGAAGGAAGCATTCGACGGAGAGC AATTCCAAGGTGATGTGAGAGGCTTTTTGGAAGCCTTTCTCGAGCAGTCGCCTGAAGAAACGGCTCTTAGTGCGactgattcgtcgtcggcttcgttGTCGGTGAAAGCTAAACGGGGCGTCAATTTTGCTCGCGAGCTCGTGGAAGTCGCTCaactcggcgacgaaaacgacgtcagtcTCGGCGAAGTGATCGGCGCCGACAACTCGAAACGAGCCGAGGAGAGCGAGGATTTGTCGTACGGCGAAGCCGTTCGGCCCGCAGTCGCGAGTGAAGCAATCAAAGAAGGAGTTCTCTTCCTGGCTTCGggctcgatcgacgacggcaattcTCCCGGTGAGATTCGTAGAAAGGTCGCTCAGGGTGTTGGGGTCGAAACGCGGGAGGAACCTTCCGAAATGTCTGCGCATTCGCCGGGCGAAAGGCCGCACGCGCCGACGAATAATGGACGAGAGATGCGGAGCTTGTTTTCCAAGTCTGCGCGCGATAGACGACCAGTTCGACGGCAGCCAGGCCGAAACGAAACTGCTTTTCTTCCGTCCGTCGTTCAGGTGCCGTCGATTAGTCGTCGCGTGCTTGTagcggcggcgcgatcgCCGGCACCAGACGACGAtatggcggcggcggcggcgtccaCATCGGATGTCAAGTTCAGCGAAAGTTTTCGCGGTGAAGACACGTACAGCGAAGTGTCGTCGCTATCATATAGTGGTATGTCGGGACAGGCTGATTAG
- the LOC136189213 gene encoding interferon regulatory factor 2-binding protein 1-like, giving the protein MASRYGVPARRKCYLCDLPHSPWAVLTDFSELVCRGCCNYEGADRVEEVIHAARKMRRAHVNDVAVRTTEVVAAAAASNDEERRMRHGSSTSNGNGGGGGGAPLDYTTNNDHHPIPHNVTSLAYKSRYDEIKSAGGLPSPSAAAAVHRLPPTTNQHYPSLPPPPPLPPSSTTTTTTTTAQAIARDTLVGLNKCVPFNVRLVKDPSLVGRVFSFDAIVRGNGESELKIYIEYPPGSSNVFQSVSATGKHMYADYREKMGFNGRYSTSSSGYKDLEYERVHGDWRLLSDFLPEAARYFRAPISSELMPAANLDPKFPYLPSPFVRIDRRRRARGGGGGGDIHENGGDSAPKRYDGRSSGSGDSVHETSLSGRVNGGDAGHVSPGSAVDSVRSSSHVHPSPAHSPNGGGGVNGTLSPPFGSMPNLMAYGRGMMAAAAYSSTVGKSFPVASSLFCLTCRCPLQDTRFVQCPSMTPHKFCFSCSRESIRTAKREGTDVFCPSGQRCPVAGNSTPWAFMQAEIETIMAATGGGDLFKKEK; this is encoded by the coding sequence ATGGCATCTCGGTACGGTGTTCCGGCCCGTCGAAAATGCTACCTCTGCGATTTACCTCACAGTCCCTGGGCGGTCTTGACCGATTTCTCCGAGCTCGTATGTCGAGGCTGTTGCAATTACGAGGGAGCCGATCGCGTCGAAGAGGTCATACACGCGGCGCGTAAAATGCGTCGAGCCCacgtgaacgacgtcgccgttcgcaCCAccgaagtcgtcgccgccgcggcggcgtcgaacgacgaggaaagaCGAATGCGACACGGTAGTAGCACGTCaaacggcaacggcggcggcggcggcggcgctccTCTCGACTATACGACAAACAACGATCATCATCCGATTCCTCACAACGTCACTTCGCTCGCCTACAAGAGTCGCTACGACGAAATAAAATCAGCGGGCGGCTTACCTTCGCCGTCAGCGGCAGCAGCTGTTCATCGGCTACCGCCTACAACAAATCAACACTATCCGTctctgccgccgccgccgccgctaccaCCGTcgtccacgacgacgacgacgacgacgacggcgcagGCGATTGCACGCGACACGCTCGTCGGATTGAACAAGTGCGTGCCGTTCAACGTGCGACTCGTCAAAGATCCCAGTCTCGTCGgtcgcgttttttccttCGACGCAATCGTTCGCGGCAACGGCGAGAGCGAATTGAAAATCTACATCGAATATCCTCCCGGTTCGAGCAACGTCTTCCAGAGCGTGTCAGCGACCGGAAAACACATGTACGCCGACTATCGCGAAAAAATGGGTTTCAACGGTCGctattcgacgtcgtcgagcggaTACAAGGACTTGGAGTACGAACGAGTTCACGGCGATTGGCGTCTTCTCTCCGATTTTTTACCGGAAGCGGCTCGATATTTTCGCGCTCCCATTAGTTCGGAGTTGATGCCCGCTGCAAATTTGGATCCGAAATTTCCGTACCTACCCAGTCCGTTTGTGCGAATCgacagacgacgtcgagcgcgcggtggcggcggcggcggcgacataCATGAAAACGGTGGCGATTCGGCTCCCAAACGTTACGACGGACGTTCAAGTGGCAGCGGCGATTCTGTGCACGAAACGTCGCTATCCGGCCGAGTCAACGGCGGCGATGCCGGTCACGTTTCGCCGGGCAGTGCCGTCGACTCGGTTCGGAGTTCGTCGCACGTGCATCCTAGTCCCGCCCATTCGCcgaacggcggcggtggGGTTAACGGCACcttgtcgccgccgttcgGTTCGATGCCGAATTTGATGGCGTACGGGCGAGGTATGATGGCTGCCGCCGCCtattcgtcgacggtcgGAAAGTCATTTCCCgttgcgtcgtcgcttttttgccTCACGTGCCGCTGTCCGCTGCAGGACACGCGTTTCGTTCAGTGCCCGTCAATGACTCCGCACAAATTCTGCTTCTCGTGCTCGCGCGAGTCGATACGAACGGCGAAGCGCGAAGGCACGGACGTCTTTTGTCCGAGCGGTCAACGGTGTCCCGTTGCCGGCAATTCGACGCCGTGGGCGTTCATGCAGGccgaaatcgaaacgattaTGGCCgcgacgggcggcggcgatttgttcaaaaaggaaaaatag
- the LOC136189234 gene encoding ras-related protein Rab-32B-like has protein sequence MSSQDASEGVVKEHLYKVLVIGEFGVGKTSLIRRYTEGFFSPNYKLTIGVDFALKTLQWNEDTKINLQLWDIAGHERFGHMTRVYYKYAIAAIIVYDLSRPATFDSVLKWHRDVNQKVMLANEQPVPVLLLANKCDLDDSHYDSSKLDEFCKQNGFIGWFPTSAKDNQNVDEAMEFLVKRILSLSSGSQQQPQEYISLKDPDGEEQEESDKEASSESSKEKKKCCNF, from the exons ATGTCTTCCCAAGATGCCAGCGAAGGCGTCGTGAAAGAGCACCTGTACAAAGTACTCGTCATAGGTGAATTCGGCGTCG GAAAG ACGTCGCTAATTAGGCGCTACACAGAAG GATTCTTTTCGCCGAACTACAAGCTCACGATTGGCGTCGATTTTGCCTTGAAGACGCTCCAATGGAATGAGGATACAAAGATCAATCTTCAACTTTG GGATATCGCTGGTCACGAACGTTTTGGTCATATGACTCGGGTCTATTACAAATACGC AATCGCAGCTATTATTGTCTACGACCTATCCAG GCCAGCTACGTTTGATTCCGTTCTAAAA TGGCACAGGGATGTGAATCAGAAAGTAATGCTGGCAAATGAGCAACCAGTGCCCGTACTTCTTCTAGCCAATAAA TGTGATTTGGACGACTCGCATTATGATTCAAGCAAATTAGACGAGTTCTGCAAGCAAAATGGTTTCATTGGATG GTTTCCCACGTCTGCAAAGGATAACCAGAACGTTG ACGAAGCCATGGAATTTCTAGTGAAGAGAATTCTCTCCCTGTCAAGCGGCAGCCAACAACAACCTCAAGAGTACATCTCCCTAAAGGATCCGGACGGTGAAGAGCAAGAAGAATCAGACAAGGAAGCGAGCAGCGAGTCttcaaaggagaagaagaaatgctgCAATTTCTAA
- the LOC136189231 gene encoding uncharacterized protein yields the protein MLVSALLLSYLARVAFGNLFPTLPPPTKVFVKPGACPPPSSITTSIVDPDDAGTCKTDNDCGAGTKKCCQSQAPSIYVCSQSSTDVPSVASTVASTTMSSTDAPHVGTCPEDSNMSPSSCKVTCTSDASCDTSKKCCQVATCGTRHCLDAVGGVTMGSDVCLINNKQYLAGDQVEPEDVSDPSVNADPDNYKCTCTDGKPVCVPLTTPTTPPPTEGAAGLAYSFVSLAVSILFAVVLA from the exons ATGCTCGTTTCGGCGCTCTTGCTTTCGTACCTAGCTCGCGTCGCTTTTGGAAACCTTTTCCCgactcttcctcctcctacAAAAG TATTCGTCAAACCCGGCGCATGTCCGCCACCTTCGTCTatcacgacgtcgatcgtcgatccGGACGACGCGGGAACGTGCAAAACGGACAATGACTGCGGAGCGGGAACGAAAAAATGTTGCCAAAGCCAGGCGCCTAGCATCTACGTATGTTCGCAATCGTCAACAG ATGTTCCTTCGGTTGCCAGTACGGTTGCCAGTACGACGATGAGCTCGACCGACGCTCCTCACGTCGGAACCTGTCCCGAAGACAGTAATATGAGTCCCTCGAGTTGCAAGGTGACCTGCACTAGCGACGCGAGTTGCGACACGTCGAAAAAGTGCTGTCAAGTGGCGACATGCGGAACGCGTCATTGTCTCGATGCCGTAGGCGGTGTCACGATGG GATCAGACGTCTGCTTGATCAATAACAAGCAATATTTGGCAGGCGATCAAGTGGAACCCGAAGACGTGTCCGATCCTTCCGTCAACGCAGATCCGGATAATTACAAATG CACGTGCACTGACGGCAAACCCGTCTGCGTACCCCTAACAACGCCAacaacgccgccgcctacAGAAG gtGCTGCGGGCTTAGCCtattcttttgtttctctcGCCGTCTCAATTCTCTTTGCAGTCGTTTTAGCATAG
- the LOC136189236 gene encoding protein mago nashi homolog: MADHQDFYLRYYVGHKGQFGHEFLEIEFRPDGKLRYANNSQYKNDTMIRKECHVHRCVLAEIKRIVEDSEVMQEDDALWPQPDRVGRQELEIVLGDQHISFSTSKIGTLGDVNACKDADGLRGFYYLVQDIKCLVFSLIGLHFKIKPI; this comes from the exons ATGGCGGACCATCAGGACTTCTATTTGCGCTACTATGTCGGCCACAAGGGTCAATTCGGCCACGAATTTTTAGAGATCGAATTTAGACCCGACG GCAAACTGCGCTACGCAAACAATTCTCAATACAAAAACGACACGATGATTCGCAAAGAG TGCCACGTTCATCGATGCGTTCTCGCCGAAATAAAGCGAATAGTCGAAGATAGCGAG GTGATgcaagaagacgacgctcTGTGGCCGCAACCGGATCGAGTCGGTCGCCAGGAATTGGAAATCGTTCTCGGCGATCAGCACATttccttctcgacgtcgaaaatcgGCACGCTGGGCGACGTGAACGCGTGCAA AGATGCGGACGGATTGCGTGGTTTTTACTATCTCGTTCAGGATATTAAGTGCTTGGTTTTCTCTCTAATTGGCCTTCACTTCAAGATCAAGCCAATCTAA